Proteins found in one Helicobacter kayseriensis genomic segment:
- the dxs gene encoding 1-deoxy-D-xylulose-5-phosphate synthase produces MLFEEEIKDPSKLEEIASQLRNRILEVVSQKGGHLSPSLGALDLIVAMHHVFDCKKDPFIFDVGHQAYAHKLLTGRWEEFENLRQFGGMSGFPHPKESECDFFIAGHSSTSISLALGCAKAFSLQQSDQIPIALIGDGAMSAGLVYEALNELGERKYPMIIVLNDNEMSISKPIGAISRYLSQMIASPFCQNLKGGMKKILSRMPQSATYMARKFEESFKLISPGIIFEELGLNYIGPIDGHNLEEIIFTLKRAKEMKAPVIIHAQTIKGKGYKNAEGRHEKWHGVTPFDLHSGESLSTSGNIAPTKVFSQTLLQMAEKDEKIVGITAAMPSGTGMDLLMETYPHRFWDVAIAEAHGVTSMAAMAKMGFKPFVAIYSTFLQRAYDEIVHDVGILSLPVRFILDRAGIVGEDGETHQGLLDVAYLRSIPNMVLFAPRDNASLQKALYFASKIENAPCALRFPRGRFMLQEAIYSEEEFEMGKMELLHLSDAKNILLIGYGNGVGRAHFVREILLKEGIDASLVDLRFCKPLDQEGLTPLIQEHRHIFVLSDTYEKGGVGSAILEMLSSQGICKVITSFEVKDMFVPHGRTERVEEMLGLLPSQIAQVIQERIA; encoded by the coding sequence ATGCTTTTTGAAGAAGAGATTAAAGATCCCTCTAAGCTTGAAGAGATCGCCTCACAATTACGCAATCGCATTTTAGAGGTTGTATCCCAAAAGGGTGGGCATTTAAGCCCATCTTTGGGGGCGTTAGATTTGATTGTAGCGATGCATCATGTATTTGATTGCAAAAAAGATCCATTTATTTTTGATGTAGGGCATCAGGCCTATGCACATAAACTTTTAACTGGACGATGGGAAGAGTTTGAAAATTTGCGTCAATTTGGAGGAATGAGTGGCTTCCCTCATCCCAAAGAATCTGAATGTGATTTTTTTATTGCTGGTCATAGCTCAACTTCAATATCTTTAGCTCTTGGATGTGCAAAAGCATTTTCGCTTCAGCAAAGCGATCAGATTCCTATCGCATTGATTGGTGATGGGGCAATGAGTGCGGGACTTGTCTATGAAGCGCTTAATGAATTGGGTGAGAGAAAGTATCCAATGATTATTGTTTTAAATGATAATGAAATGAGTATCAGTAAGCCTATTGGCGCCATTAGTCGCTATCTATCGCAGATGATTGCAAGTCCTTTTTGTCAAAATCTAAAGGGGGGAATGAAAAAGATTTTGAGTAGAATGCCCCAAAGTGCGACATATATGGCACGTAAGTTTGAAGAATCTTTTAAGTTGATTTCACCGGGTATTATTTTTGAAGAACTTGGATTGAATTATATCGGTCCCATTGATGGGCATAACTTAGAGGAGATTATTTTTACACTCAAAAGAGCTAAAGAAATGAAGGCTCCAGTCATTATTCATGCCCAAACGATCAAGGGAAAGGGTTATAAGAATGCAGAAGGGAGACATGAAAAATGGCATGGGGTGACGCCATTTGATTTGCATAGTGGTGAGAGCTTGAGCACTTCAGGCAATATCGCACCAACAAAAGTCTTCTCTCAAACACTTTTGCAAATGGCAGAAAAAGATGAAAAAATTGTTGGAATTACTGCTGCGATGCCAAGTGGAACAGGAATGGATCTTTTAATGGAGACTTATCCGCATCGCTTTTGGGATGTGGCAATCGCTGAGGCTCACGGTGTTACTTCAATGGCAGCAATGGCTAAAATGGGATTTAAACCTTTTGTTGCGATTTATTCCACATTTTTGCAACGTGCTTATGATGAGATCGTCCATGATGTGGGAATCTTATCTCTTCCTGTGCGTTTTATTTTGGATCGAGCAGGAATTGTAGGGGAAGATGGGGAAACGCATCAGGGTTTGCTTGATGTTGCATATTTACGCTCAATCCCAAATATGGTGCTTTTTGCACCTAGAGATAATGCAAGTCTTCAAAAAGCTCTATATTTTGCTTCCAAGATTGAGAATGCTCCTTGTGCTTTGAGGTTTCCAAGAGGAAGATTTATGTTGCAAGAAGCAATTTATTCTGAAGAAGAGTTTGAAATGGGGAAGATGGAGCTTTTGCATCTTTCAGATGCTAAAAATATTTTGTTGATAGGATATGGGAATGGAGTGGGTAGAGCTCACTTTGTTAGAGAGATTTTGCTGAAAGAGGGGATAGATGCGTCTTTGGTTGATTTGCGATTTTGCAAACCCCTAGATCAAGAGGGTTTAACTCCTCTTATTCAAGAACATCGACATATTTTTGTGTTGAGCGATACTTATGAAAAGGGGGGAGTGGGAAGTGCTATTTTGGAAATGCTCTCAAGTCAGGGAATTTGCAAGGTGATAACAAGTTTTGAAGTGAAGGATATGTTTGTTCCTCATGGGAGAACAGAAAGAGTTGAGGAAATGCTGGGACTTCTTCCTTCTCAGATTGCACAAGTGATACAAGAAAGAATTGCATGA
- a CDS encoding low molecular weight protein-tyrosine-phosphatase gives MKVLFVCLGNICRSPLAQGIAESMSKRHFFDSAGTSGYHRGSLPCKGSRWVAQKHNISLSHIKSRPVRYPEDDSFDLIIALDSNNQKDLLKMGFEEKKIKKLGDFGFNGLDIPDPYYYVGLEGFEKIFSMIESCLQVLIKELDDKDLGY, from the coding sequence ATGAAAGTTTTGTTTGTTTGTTTGGGGAATATCTGTCGTTCTCCATTGGCTCAAGGGATTGCAGAATCTATGAGTAAAAGACATTTCTTTGATTCGGCAGGAACAAGTGGCTATCATCGCGGGAGTCTTCCCTGTAAAGGGAGTCGTTGGGTTGCTCAAAAGCATAATATTTCCCTCTCTCATATTAAAAGTCGTCCAGTGAGATATCCAGAAGATGATAGTTTTGATTTGATTATTGCTCTTGATTCAAATAATCAAAAAGATTTGCTCAAAATGGGTTTTGAAGAAAAGAAAATCAAAAAACTAGGAGATTTTGGGTTTAATGGTTTGGATATTCCTGATCCCTATTATTATGTTGGATTGGAAGGATTTGAGAAGATCTTTTCTATGATTGAAAGTTGTCTTCAGGTTTTGATAAAGGAATTAGATGATAAAGATTTGGGGTATTAA
- a CDS encoding arsenate reductase family protein, giving the protein MIKIWGIKNCGTVKKALEFLDLNHISYEFIDYKKTPPEKKVIAQWVEKAGINQVLNSRGTTYKKLQLKDKDLSLEEKIEYMHAYPTLIKRPVLECENHQLLFGFSREEYEKLS; this is encoded by the coding sequence ATGATAAAGATTTGGGGTATTAAAAATTGTGGAACAGTTAAAAAGGCATTAGAGTTTTTAGATTTAAATCATATTTCATATGAGTTTATTGATTATAAAAAAACTCCTCCAGAGAAAAAAGTGATCGCGCAATGGGTTGAAAAAGCTGGAATCAATCAGGTGCTTAACTCAAGAGGAACGACTTATAAAAAACTTCAATTGAAAGATAAAGATCTTTCTTTGGAAGAAAAAATTGAGTATATGCATGCCTATCCGACTTTGATCAAAAGGCCTGTGCTTGAGTGTGAAAATCATCAGCTTTTGTTTGGATTTAGCAGGGAAGAGTATGAGAAGCTTTCTTAG
- a CDS encoding SH3 domain-containing protein, translated as MRSFLSILCLTLLFWGCGENQTSSLEDLKRPQDAMIYAQEMEEFQTPEILQELKNTYLKEFFAPFSGMVANPNTQEVFWIQGSLQKYPGYGENLEANTLEYTQGILQNMQIKKYPSASQMALVIKDTNVRAVPTMRPRFSKPNGYPFDRWQNSLIFYGTPVLITHYDVSGRYAHIQTNFVYGWVEVADLALVSKTQAKELLNIKTFVMPNNDTQSIKDKEGRYLTQMRVGKLFMLDDKKQMLLFQRTSSGNLKISKTTADLSDFHSFPQAFSQKAVAYYINLLVGQKYGWGGMYESRDCSAFIRDIFGNFGLYLPRNSYAQAQYGNHQIGLDSLKLPQKESMILQNAIPFATILWLKGHIMLYIGKDQEGRAMVAHSGWSVQSSNLWEKKEHKLGGVVITTLTPAEEYNGILFGSPSLGDRVRIMNQLLPYLKGQIP; from the coding sequence ATGAGAAGCTTTCTTAGTATCTTGTGTTTGACCTTATTGTTTTGGGGATGTGGAGAAAATCAAACCTCATCACTTGAAGATCTCAAAAGACCTCAAGATGCAATGATATACGCTCAAGAAATGGAAGAGTTTCAAACTCCTGAAATATTGCAGGAATTAAAGAACACTTACCTTAAAGAGTTTTTTGCTCCATTCTCAGGGATGGTTGCCAATCCCAATACCCAAGAGGTATTTTGGATACAAGGCTCGCTTCAAAAGTATCCAGGATATGGAGAAAATTTGGAGGCAAATACACTTGAATATACACAGGGTATTTTGCAAAATATGCAGATTAAAAAATATCCTAGTGCTTCACAAATGGCATTAGTGATCAAAGATACTAATGTGCGTGCAGTCCCAACGATGAGGCCGAGATTCTCTAAGCCCAATGGCTATCCCTTTGATCGTTGGCAAAATTCTTTGATTTTTTATGGAACGCCTGTTTTGATTACGCATTATGATGTGAGCGGAAGATATGCGCATATTCAAACTAATTTTGTTTATGGATGGGTAGAGGTTGCAGATCTTGCGCTTGTTTCAAAAACACAAGCAAAAGAATTGCTCAATATTAAAACTTTTGTTATGCCCAATAATGATACGCAATCCATCAAAGACAAAGAGGGAAGATATTTAACTCAGATGCGTGTGGGTAAGCTCTTTATGCTTGATGATAAAAAACAAATGTTGCTTTTTCAAAGAACATCATCAGGGAATCTTAAAATCTCAAAAACTACGGCAGATCTTTCAGATTTTCATTCTTTCCCGCAAGCTTTTTCGCAAAAAGCAGTTGCTTATTACATCAATCTTTTGGTGGGGCAAAAATATGGTTGGGGTGGAATGTATGAAAGTCGAGATTGTTCGGCTTTTATTAGAGATATTTTTGGAAATTTTGGGCTTTATCTTCCAAGGAATTCATATGCACAAGCCCAATATGGTAACCATCAGATTGGCCTTGATTCTCTCAAGCTCCCTCAAAAAGAATCTATGATTTTGCAAAATGCTATTCCTTTTGCCACTATCCTTTGGCTTAAGGGCCATATTATGCTCTATATCGGAAAGGATCAAGAGGGTAGGGCGATGGTTGCTCATAGTGGGTGGAGTGTGCAAAGCAGTAATTTGTGGGAGAAAAAAGAGCATAAGCTTGGTGGAGTAGTGATTACAACACTAACGCCTGCAGAAGAATACAATGGGATTTTGTTTGGAAGTCCAAGCCTTGGAGATCGTGTGCGTATTATGAATCAACTTCTTCCTTATCTTAAGGGTCAGATTCCTTGA
- a CDS encoding metal ABC transporter solute-binding protein, Zn/Mn family, whose protein sequence is MKNFFLFCFLCLWVGADEFKIKVGVSLSPYAFFVKKIGGDSVEIIKIVPSQRNPKFYEINFDQVKQIKNLKLLVMAGIPYEKKWLPRFERSHPSLRILKVDFGDCGSPVCYDWLSFEGAKRIAQEIAYQLRVIDLKNAQYYKKNLELFLQELDEIYLQIQKELMASNHKKPVVDYQKVWQKLSVELGLEYMLLEDIKQRKGIFCLITPFDPKKLIVSKYQISPKHLVEIDPFREDWDGMIRDFIQFIAGEKNGK, encoded by the coding sequence TTGAAAAATTTTTTTTTATTCTGCTTTCTGTGTTTGTGGGTAGGAGCAGATGAATTTAAAATTAAAGTAGGAGTTAGTCTATCTCCTTATGCATTTTTTGTAAAAAAAATTGGAGGGGATTCTGTTGAGATCATTAAGATTGTCCCTTCTCAACGAAATCCTAAATTTTATGAAATCAACTTTGATCAAGTCAAACAGATTAAAAACCTTAAGCTTTTGGTGATGGCTGGGATTCCTTATGAAAAAAAGTGGCTTCCTCGTTTTGAGCGATCACATCCTTCATTGCGAATTTTGAAAGTTGATTTTGGGGATTGTGGGAGTCCTGTGTGTTATGATTGGTTGAGTTTTGAGGGAGCAAAAAGGATCGCTCAAGAGATTGCATATCAATTGCGTGTGATTGATTTGAAGAATGCGCAATACTACAAGAAAAATCTTGAGCTTTTTTTGCAAGAACTAGATGAAATTTATCTACAGATTCAAAAAGAATTAATGGCTTCCAATCACAAAAAGCCCGTGGTGGATTATCAGAAAGTGTGGCAAAAGCTTTCTGTGGAATTGGGATTAGAATATATGCTTTTGGAGGATATCAAACAAAGAAAAGGGATTTTTTGTTTGATCACCCCTTTTGATCCTAAAAAACTCATTGTTTCCAAATATCAAATTTCCCCTAAACACTTGGTTGAAATCGATCCTTTTAGGGAAGATTGGGATGGAATGATTCGTGATTTTATTCAATTTATTGCTGGAGAAAAAAATGGAAAGTGA
- a CDS encoding DUF5408 family protein has product MESEKVAKRAVKISILSLFILLILGLILISVLLTQIDATAKMDQKIHLLDQKIEALKATK; this is encoded by the coding sequence ATGGAAAGTGAAAAGGTTGCAAAACGCGCTGTCAAAATTTCAATTTTAAGTCTTTTTATCCTCTTGATTTTGGGACTGATTCTGATTTCTGTATTGCTCACACAAATTGATGCTACGGCAAAAATGGATCAAAAAATCCATCTTCTTGACCAAAAAATAGAAGCTTTAAAAGCGACAAAATAA
- the pfkB gene encoding 1-phosphofructokinase translates to MIFTLTLNPSLDYILKVCDFKLGQTNRSNEAYLLPAGKGINVSLMLKNLGYESTLLGFLAGFSGAEIDRSLRELGVIGDFIFLDHGHSRINVKLSSTQESEINASGPKIEQKDLEKLFAQLDCLSDGDILVMSGSLPIGVDQGIYAFVMQRYEKRNLKMIIDCSGEALQKTLPFRPYLIKPNRSEVEEFFSLQNPSLEELKQCAIDLCHMGAQNTIISLAGEGAIFATNHEALHISAPCGKVKNSVGAGDSMVAGMIAGIERGMSEKEAFLYAVSCGSASAFSDGFAKLEDVEKIFKILKENQ, encoded by the coding sequence TTGATTTTTACTTTAACGCTTAACCCTTCTTTGGATTATATTCTCAAAGTTTGCGATTTTAAGTTGGGTCAAACCAATAGATCAAATGAGGCATACTTATTGCCTGCAGGTAAAGGAATTAATGTCTCTTTAATGCTTAAAAATCTTGGCTATGAAAGCACACTGCTTGGATTTTTGGCTGGTTTTAGTGGGGCTGAGATTGATCGAAGCTTGAGAGAATTGGGAGTTATTGGAGATTTTATTTTTCTAGATCATGGTCATTCGCGCATTAATGTTAAGCTTTCATCAACTCAAGAAAGTGAAATTAATGCAAGTGGGCCAAAGATTGAACAAAAAGATTTAGAAAAATTGTTTGCCCAGCTTGATTGTTTGAGTGATGGAGATATTTTGGTGATGTCTGGCAGTTTGCCTATCGGTGTAGATCAAGGGATTTATGCGTTTGTGATGCAACGCTATGAGAAGCGAAATTTAAAAATGATTATAGATTGTTCTGGTGAGGCGTTGCAAAAAACTCTTCCGTTTCGTCCATACTTGATTAAGCCTAACCGATCAGAGGTGGAAGAGTTTTTTTCTCTTCAAAATCCTAGTTTGGAAGAATTAAAACAATGTGCGATTGATCTATGCCATATGGGTGCCCAAAATACGATTATCTCTTTGGCTGGAGAGGGTGCGATTTTTGCAACCAATCACGAAGCTTTGCATATTTCTGCTCCTTGTGGGAAGGTAAAAAATTCTGTAGGAGCAGGAGATAGTATGGTGGCTGGAATGATTGCTGGGATTGAGAGAGGGATGAGTGAAAAAGAAGCTTTTTTATATGCTGTTTCTTGCGGGAGCGCAAGTGCTTTTAGCGATGGATTTGCAAAGCTAGAAGATGTTGAAAAGATTTTTAAAATTCTTAAGGAGAACCAATGA
- a CDS encoding PTS fructose transporter subunit IIABC yields MNIADLIAQSAVLLDATPQNKQEAIEMATLLMQKSGKLINQQEYLQAVLNRELEGSTGIGEGIAIPHAKTKAVKEAGIVFMKIPQGVEFDSLDGQKVNLLFLIAAPEGENNTHLEVLSELSMLLMDSCFVESLQQVQSKEEFFTLLQKVQPQEQKHQSIETPQILAVTACPTGIAHTYMAAQALSDMAQEMQISLKVETRGSSGVKNALTQEEIEACECVIIAADTQVPLERFSGKKVIFAKVADGISKPKVLLQKAKDGEGEIYQGSKQENLNLSSFKSSSWLHDLYKHLMNGVSHMLPFVVGGGILIALAFLIDGYYVDMANASDGVKSAFGKNTELAKFFMQVGGLAFGFMLPLLSGFIALSIADRPALLVGFVGGAIAKDGGSGFLGAILAGFLAGYLVLGLKQVFSKLPSSLDGIKPILLYPVFGLLGISLLMIFVVEPPVGYLNTSLNQGLSSMSGEWKIALGILLGAMMATDLGGPINKAAYVFGVASIASENYDIMAAVMVGGMVPPLAIALATVLFKHKFTQQERSGGLANFVMGLSFITEGAIPFAASDPLRVLGSCMVGAGIAGGLSMYFNCTLMAPHGGIFVFPVVGSVFYYLLSLMIGTIVGALLLGILKKGVRENERN; encoded by the coding sequence ATGAATATTGCAGATTTGATTGCACAATCCGCTGTTTTGTTAGATGCAACACCACAAAACAAGCAAGAGGCCATCGAAATGGCGACTCTTTTGATGCAAAAAAGCGGAAAACTTATTAATCAACAAGAATATCTCCAAGCAGTTTTGAATCGAGAATTGGAAGGAAGTACTGGAATTGGTGAGGGGATAGCTATTCCGCATGCAAAGACAAAGGCTGTAAAAGAGGCCGGAATTGTTTTTATGAAGATTCCACAAGGAGTTGAGTTTGATTCTTTGGATGGTCAAAAGGTTAATCTATTATTTCTAATTGCAGCTCCTGAGGGAGAGAACAACACGCATTTAGAGGTGTTGAGTGAGCTTTCTATGCTTTTGATGGATTCTTGTTTTGTTGAATCTCTTCAGCAGGTGCAATCCAAAGAGGAATTTTTTACACTCTTGCAAAAAGTTCAACCTCAAGAACAAAAGCATCAGAGCATAGAAACTCCTCAAATTTTGGCCGTTACAGCTTGTCCGACAGGAATTGCACATACTTATATGGCAGCACAAGCTTTGAGTGATATGGCTCAAGAAATGCAAATCTCTTTGAAAGTTGAGACACGAGGTTCAAGTGGTGTTAAAAATGCTTTAACTCAGGAAGAAATAGAGGCTTGCGAATGTGTGATTATCGCAGCAGATACACAAGTCCCCCTTGAGCGATTTTCTGGCAAGAAGGTTATCTTTGCAAAAGTCGCTGATGGAATCTCAAAGCCTAAAGTTTTGCTTCAAAAAGCAAAAGATGGGGAAGGAGAGATTTATCAAGGGTCAAAACAGGAAAATTTAAACCTCTCTTCTTTCAAATCATCATCATGGCTACATGATTTGTATAAGCATTTGATGAATGGTGTTTCTCATATGCTTCCTTTTGTCGTGGGAGGAGGGATCCTCATTGCATTGGCTTTTTTGATTGATGGATATTATGTGGATATGGCTAATGCAAGCGATGGCGTTAAGAGTGCATTTGGGAAAAATACAGAATTGGCAAAATTCTTTATGCAAGTTGGAGGATTGGCTTTTGGTTTTATGCTTCCTTTGCTGTCTGGTTTCATTGCTCTAAGTATTGCTGATCGCCCAGCATTATTGGTAGGATTTGTAGGTGGAGCGATTGCTAAGGATGGTGGAAGTGGATTTTTGGGTGCGATTTTGGCTGGATTTTTGGCGGGGTATTTGGTTTTAGGTTTAAAACAAGTGTTTTCTAAACTCCCATCTAGTCTTGATGGAATTAAGCCTATTTTGCTCTATCCCGTGTTTGGATTACTAGGAATCTCGCTTTTGATGATTTTTGTTGTTGAGCCACCCGTTGGATATCTTAATACCTCTTTAAACCAAGGTTTGAGCTCAATGAGCGGAGAGTGGAAGATCGCACTTGGAATCTTGCTTGGGGCAATGATGGCGACAGATCTTGGCGGTCCAATCAATAAGGCTGCATATGTATTTGGTGTTGCAAGCATTGCATCAGAGAATTATGATATTATGGCTGCAGTGATGGTGGGGGGAATGGTTCCTCCTCTTGCGATTGCGTTGGCAACAGTGCTTTTTAAGCATAAATTTACTCAGCAAGAGAGAAGTGGAGGTTTGGCAAATTTTGTGATGGGACTTTCTTTCATTACCGAAGGAGCGATTCCTTTTGCAGCAAGCGATCCTCTTAGAGTCTTGGGATCTTGTATGGTAGGGGCAGGAATTGCCGGAGGACTTTCAATGTATTTTAATTGCACACTAATGGCACCCCATGGAGGAATTTTTGTCTTTCCTGTTGTGGGGAGCGTTTTTTATTATTTACTTTCTTTGATGATTGGGACAATTGTGGGAGCATTGCTTTTGGGAATCTTAAAAAAAGGAGTAAGAGAAAATGAAAGAAATTAA
- a CDS encoding HPr family phosphocarrier protein — protein sequence MKEIKHIIKDPQGIHARPAGALVKKASEFKSNILLSKGEKQVDAKRILGVMSLGAKEGEELTFLLQGEDEDRAYCELQEFLKEHF from the coding sequence ATGAAAGAAATTAAACATATTATTAAAGATCCGCAAGGAATCCATGCTCGTCCAGCTGGGGCTCTAGTAAAAAAGGCAAGTGAGTTTAAATCAAATATTCTTTTGTCCAAAGGAGAAAAGCAGGTGGATGCAAAGCGTATTTTGGGAGTGATGAGTTTGGGAGCAAAAGAGGGGGAAGAACTCACTTTTTTACTTCAAGGAGAAGATGAAGATCGGGCATATTGTGAATTGCAAGAATTTTTAAAAGAACATTTTTAA
- the ptsP gene encoding phosphoenolpyruvate--protein phosphotransferase yields the protein MKTYQGQIASKGIAIGRIFFVQDETYQEEEKRPLMRSAQDEMDAFWKSHQKALLEIKDLKQKAFEQVGEEQAFIFEAHQMMLEDLDFLDFIQEKINQGEGALFAIRQAQEYFSSIFSAMEDEYMQARSTDIVDICSRLVRILSGSQECEIQNPSIVLARDLTPSQTLQMKRENLLGFVTLEGSLNSHTAILAKTMGIPALIGIQVKEEMHQKTAILDAMRGELIVDPTLEVLQKCEELLEAQKSHKESLQALRGCLSATQSGRKIMLYANAGNLEDIADAKENDAEGIGLLRSEFLYLQKETFPTEEEQFEFYKYAVMMMQDQRVIVRTLDIGADKQIDYFELEQEENPALGYRGIRICLDQKEIFKTQLRALLRASAYGKLALMFPMIISLWEILEVKQILKEVGDGLDAEGIAWDKNLEIGVMIETPASVLIADDLAKEVDFFSIGTNDLTQYTLAIDRQNPRLSRFSDPYHPAILKMIQQTIQIGHQYGCWVGICGELAQEERAIKFLIESGIDELSISPHAILFARQIITQLP from the coding sequence ATGAAAACTTATCAGGGACAGATTGCCTCTAAGGGCATCGCGATTGGAAGAATCTTTTTTGTGCAAGATGAGACTTATCAAGAGGAAGAAAAACGCCCTTTGATGCGATCCGCTCAGGATGAAATGGATGCTTTCTGGAAATCTCATCAAAAAGCTTTGCTGGAAATTAAGGATTTAAAACAAAAGGCTTTTGAGCAGGTAGGGGAAGAGCAAGCATTTATCTTTGAGGCACATCAAATGATGCTTGAGGATTTGGATTTCTTGGATTTTATTCAAGAAAAAATCAATCAAGGGGAGGGAGCCCTATTTGCAATTAGACAAGCTCAAGAATATTTTTCTTCTATTTTTTCTGCGATGGAAGATGAATATATGCAGGCTAGAAGTACTGATATTGTTGATATTTGCTCGCGTTTAGTGCGTATCTTGAGCGGAAGCCAAGAGTGTGAGATCCAAAATCCTAGTATTGTACTAGCAAGAGATCTGACGCCCAGCCAAACATTGCAGATGAAAAGAGAAAACTTATTGGGATTTGTAACTCTTGAGGGATCTTTGAACTCTCATACGGCTATTTTGGCTAAAACGATGGGAATCCCTGCATTGATAGGAATACAGGTCAAGGAGGAAATGCACCAAAAAACAGCTATTCTTGATGCTATGAGGGGGGAATTGATTGTTGATCCAACTCTTGAAGTTTTGCAAAAATGCGAAGAGCTTCTTGAAGCTCAAAAATCTCATAAGGAAAGCTTGCAGGCTTTGAGGGGTTGCCTGAGTGCAACGCAATCTGGACGAAAAATTATGCTTTATGCCAATGCGGGGAATCTAGAAGATATTGCTGATGCAAAAGAAAATGATGCTGAAGGGATTGGGCTTTTAAGGAGTGAGTTTTTGTATCTTCAAAAAGAGACCTTTCCAACAGAAGAAGAGCAATTTGAGTTTTATAAGTATGCGGTGATGATGATGCAAGATCAACGCGTTATTGTGCGAACTCTTGATATTGGCGCAGATAAGCAGATTGATTATTTTGAATTAGAACAAGAGGAAAATCCAGCCCTTGGATATCGTGGGATTAGGATTTGTTTAGATCAAAAAGAGATTTTTAAAACCCAGCTTCGTGCTCTTTTGCGTGCAAGTGCATACGGAAAACTAGCGCTTATGTTTCCAATGATTATCTCACTTTGGGAGATTTTAGAAGTTAAGCAAATTTTAAAAGAGGTGGGTGATGGTCTTGATGCAGAAGGTATTGCATGGGATAAAAATCTTGAAATTGGAGTTATGATCGAAACTCCAGCCTCTGTTTTGATTGCAGATGATTTGGCTAAAGAGGTTGATTTTTTTAGTATAGGAACAAATGATTTGACTCAATACACTCTTGCAATTGATCGACAAAATCCAAGATTGTCTCGCTTTAGTGATCCATATCACCCTGCAATATTAAAAATGATTCAGCAAACTATTCAAATTGGACATCAATATGGGTGTTGGGTTGGAATTTGTGGTGAGTTAGCGCAAGAGGAAAGAGCTATTAAGTTTTTGATCGAAAGTGGAATTGATGAGCTTTCTATTTCCCCGCATGCTATTTTGTTTGCGCGTCAAATCATCACTCAATTGCCTTAG